The following coding sequences are from one Pigmentibacter sp. JX0631 window:
- a CDS encoding CHASE domain-containing protein: MNRLQKIKYISLLTLSGIIFMILFGAWKYTISVAESVFQTDTIRIKQSFNQGIKAMEDISTAFYAFSYLDQNMNQYKFGNFATEIMQKNLFLINVNFYDYVKKNQRQDFEKKLKKMAIGNDILEGGEDENSKIKTSEVREFYLPILFVNSGAMKTTYFGWDINSDKTKKDTIDYVIKYKAIQASKTFLLENGNVAVELFIPIYINESKSELRGIIGVTADLTQLLGDEQWSKQVEITLTTILSGEKVEKDIFRRIDKDIQNKLILSNLYTENYVDKFGQKFGLKFYRFLTLERINFGIILITLLGCIILYILAVYLLITYQKLEVSNYKLEDANQFLEERVKERTKELALAHSEIKEILDNLEDGVLTVSPDLIIGRTYSPAALKILELTELYQKDIKDILFSQLDKYNEENSRHLFTLGVLKYADDFQWSLSSSDLLKLVNIEVNGKNKTLALKYSPIFFNDQIQKIIFVISDITEILALRASLAAKDEENSLKETILKENIYSKPENLMTFYKENDPRVESFSIYKETIKDADASVMLRDLHTLKGSARSVGLKLLAKKVHILEDTLEPIRLSLVNKDKNSFTINTQELINLNLLYKNYREIYKELYEKSNGNNAEKNALEILEKLLLNKVNTVENILKWMEDFRNKNFFSLKNLFFSFTDTLNEIAENLGKKIELKLPEWDLYLDSKISIPLSEAFTHSLRNALDHGIEDCNSRLEKNKNEAGILELKYEENNEAFLIQIVDDGRGVNTKKVYELAFAKKLISKTYEQCSEDEVIDLLFAPGFSTKEEISELSGRGIGLDAVRNSCEKYNIKCSIISKTDLGSRFQLFIPKNYVKYSISKDAKLVMFKSA; the protein is encoded by the coding sequence ATGAATAGATTACAAAAAATAAAATATATTTCTTTATTAACCCTCAGTGGCATTATTTTTATGATTCTCTTCGGGGCATGGAAGTATACTATAAGTGTAGCAGAAAGTGTTTTTCAAACTGACACAATAAGAATTAAACAAAGCTTTAATCAAGGTATAAAAGCAATGGAAGATATTTCTACTGCGTTTTATGCATTTTCCTATCTTGACCAAAATATGAATCAATATAAATTCGGAAATTTTGCAACTGAAATAATGCAGAAGAATTTGTTTTTAATAAATGTAAATTTCTATGATTATGTTAAAAAAAATCAAAGGCAAGATTTTGAAAAAAAGTTAAAAAAAATGGCAATAGGTAATGATATTCTTGAAGGTGGTGAAGATGAAAACTCTAAAATAAAAACTTCTGAAGTTCGTGAATTTTATTTACCTATTTTATTTGTAAATTCAGGTGCGATGAAAACCACATATTTTGGCTGGGATATTAATTCTGATAAAACCAAAAAAGATACAATTGATTATGTAATTAAATATAAAGCTATACAGGCCTCTAAAACTTTTCTTTTAGAAAATGGAAATGTTGCTGTTGAATTATTTATTCCTATCTATATTAATGAAAGTAAGAGTGAATTACGCGGTATAATTGGAGTTACCGCTGATTTAACTCAATTACTTGGGGATGAACAGTGGAGCAAACAGGTTGAAATTACTTTAACTACTATACTAAGTGGGGAAAAAGTAGAAAAAGATATCTTTAGAAGGATTGATAAAGATATACAAAATAAATTGATTTTATCAAATCTATATACTGAAAATTATGTAGATAAATTTGGGCAAAAATTTGGATTAAAATTTTATCGTTTTTTGACATTAGAAAGAATAAATTTTGGTATCATTCTTATTACTTTATTGGGTTGTATTATTTTATATATATTAGCAGTTTATTTACTTATTACTTATCAAAAATTAGAAGTAAGTAACTATAAATTAGAAGATGCAAATCAATTCCTAGAAGAACGTGTTAAAGAAAGAACTAAAGAACTTGCTTTAGCTCATTCTGAAATAAAAGAAATACTAGACAATCTTGAAGATGGAGTTTTAACAGTTTCACCAGATTTGATAATAGGAAGAACATATTCACCAGCTGCATTAAAGATTTTAGAATTAACTGAATTATATCAAAAAGATATAAAAGATATATTGTTTTCCCAACTTGATAAATATAATGAAGAAAATTCACGCCATTTGTTTACCTTAGGTGTTCTAAAATATGCAGATGATTTTCAATGGAGTTTATCGAGTAGCGATTTACTAAAATTAGTAAATATTGAGGTTAATGGAAAAAATAAAACATTAGCGTTAAAATACTCACCTATTTTTTTTAATGATCAAATACAAAAAATAATTTTTGTCATATCGGACATTACAGAAATTTTAGCTTTACGAGCTTCACTAGCAGCTAAAGATGAAGAAAACTCTTTGAAAGAAACTATTTTAAAAGAAAATATTTATTCAAAACCAGAAAACTTAATGACTTTTTATAAAGAAAATGATCCAAGAGTTGAGTCTTTTTCTATATATAAAGAAACAATTAAAGACGCTGATGCCTCAGTCATGCTTAGAGACTTACATACTTTGAAAGGATCTGCTAGAAGTGTTGGATTAAAACTTCTAGCAAAAAAAGTCCATATTTTAGAAGATACTTTAGAACCTATAAGATTATCACTTGTGAATAAAGACAAAAATAGTTTTACGATAAATACTCAAGAATTAATAAATTTGAATTTACTTTATAAAAATTATCGAGAAATTTATAAAGAATTATATGAAAAAAGCAATGGAAATAACGCTGAAAAAAATGCTCTAGAAATTTTGGAAAAGTTATTGCTTAATAAGGTAAATACTGTAGAAAATATTCTTAAATGGATGGAAGATTTTAGAAATAAAAACTTTTTTAGTCTAAAAAATTTATTTTTTTCTTTTACTGATACTTTGAATGAAATAGCTGAAAATCTGGGAAAAAAAATTGAATTAAAGCTTCCTGAGTGGGATTTATATTTAGACTCTAAAATTAGTATTCCTCTATCAGAAGCTTTTACTCATTCATTAAGAAATGCATTGGATCATGGAATAGAAGATTGTAATTCAAGATTAGAAAAAAATAAAAACGAAGCAGGTATTTTAGAATTAAAATATGAAGAAAATAATGAAGCTTTCCTTATCCAAATTGTTGACGATGGAAGAGGTGTAAATACAAAAAAAGTGTATGAATTAGCTTTTGCGAAAAAATTAATTAGCAAAACATATGAGCAGTGTAGTGAAGATGAAGTTATTGATTTACTATTTGCTCCAGGTTTTTCAACCAAAGAGGAAATTTCTGAATTAAGTGGTCGAGGAATAGGATTAGACGCAGTAAGAAATTCATGCGAAAAATACAACATAAAATGTAGTATAATCTCAAAAACTGACCTAGGCTCAAGATTTCAACTCTTCATTCCAAAAAATTATGTAAAGTATTCAATAAGTAAAGATGCTAAGTTAGTAATGTTTAAAAGTGCATAA
- a CDS encoding SIMPL domain-containing protein (The SIMPL domain is named for its presence in mouse protein SIMPL (signalling molecule that associates with mouse pelle-like kinase). Bacterial member BP26, from Brucella, was shown to assemble into a channel-like structure, while YggE from E. coli has been associated with resistance to oxidative stress.) gives MFRSIVSSLSIGVGILVSGILLSSSISNFKNFDRYVEVKGLDEKVVKADFGTWSIQFSVSNDDLKKIYAETTNAQNKIKDFLIAQGFKQEEIKIETVNLNDNKANLYGNNVQNVPHYTAQSGINVATKNVDLLEKSGQNITTLIESGILINRNFIQYSFKDLLSVKPEMLRNATANAREAAEIFAKNSNSSVGKIRQATQGSFSISSATANNNETYGGESEMMKKIRVVTSVEFFIN, from the coding sequence ATGTTTCGTTCTATAGTTTCCTCACTTTCAATAGGAGTTGGTATTTTAGTTTCAGGTATTTTACTAAGCTCATCAATAAGTAATTTTAAAAACTTTGATAGATATGTTGAAGTAAAAGGACTAGATGAGAAAGTAGTTAAGGCGGATTTTGGTACTTGGAGCATCCAATTTTCTGTATCAAATGATGATTTAAAGAAAATTTATGCTGAAACTACTAATGCGCAAAATAAAATTAAAGATTTTTTAATTGCACAAGGTTTTAAGCAAGAAGAAATTAAAATAGAAACTGTAAATTTAAATGATAATAAAGCAAATTTATATGGAAATAATGTGCAAAATGTCCCGCATTATACTGCACAGTCTGGTATAAATGTTGCTACTAAAAATGTAGATTTACTTGAAAAATCTGGACAAAATATTACAACATTAATTGAATCTGGTATATTAATAAATAGAAATTTTATTCAATACTCATTTAAAGATTTACTTTCAGTCAAACCAGAAATGTTGCGAAATGCCACTGCAAATGCAAGAGAAGCTGCAGAAATATTTGCGAAAAATTCTAATAGTAGTGTCGGAAAAATTCGTCAAGCTACGCAAGGAAGCTTCAGTATAAGTTCTGCTACTGCGAATAATAACGAAACATATGGTGGTGAATCTGAAATGATGAAAAAAATTAGAGTAGTAACATCAGTAGAGTTTTTTATAAATTAA
- a CDS encoding M24 family metallopeptidase: MSNELIEKISPEAIVPMMTIARHKTWEAIDKIASLLLPGMTEKEAIKIANQYLALQGVKKFWHQTHIRFGSNTIYSFNDPYLENSILKNNDIFFIDIGPIWENIEGDCGKTFLVGNVSEEQKKITHDVKNIFDKVQDYWRLHKVTGKELCEFAHKIVLEAGYLLNPAYVKGHRLSEFSHKLYTNEKLFDLDFNPAAERWVLEIHICTKDLKFGAFFEDILH; encoded by the coding sequence ATGTCTAATGAACTCATTGAAAAAATATCGCCTGAAGCTATTGTCCCAATGATGACCATAGCTCGGCATAAAACATGGGAAGCAATTGATAAAATAGCTTCTCTGTTACTACCAGGGATGACTGAAAAAGAAGCAATTAAAATTGCAAATCAATATTTAGCGTTACAAGGAGTCAAAAAGTTTTGGCATCAAACGCATATTCGCTTTGGAAGCAATACAATTTACAGCTTTAATGATCCCTATCTTGAAAACAGTATTCTTAAAAATAATGATATTTTTTTTATTGATATAGGTCCTATCTGGGAAAATATTGAAGGGGACTGTGGTAAAACATTTTTAGTTGGTAATGTTTCAGAAGAACAAAAAAAAATAACTCATGATGTAAAAAATATTTTCGATAAAGTTCAAGATTACTGGCGTTTACATAAAGTAACTGGAAAAGAATTGTGCGAATTTGCGCATAAAATTGTTTTAGAAGCTGGTTATTTGCTAAATCCTGCCTATGTAAAAGGCCATAGATTGTCAGAATTTTCTCATAAACTTTATACAAATGAAAAACTTTTTGATTTAGATTTTAATCCTGCTGCAGAGCGTTGGGTACTTGAAATTCATATTTGTACTAAAGATTTAAAATTTGGTGCTTTTTTTGAGGATATTCTTCACTAA
- a CDS encoding methyltransferase domain-containing protein, giving the protein MNEFNPKRNFSRSFDRGQKKPDSNMQKKGKSSSLTWKPARTQPLNIRMMTTKEGVSERVLHEQPCKIIEKCNYCPNLDLPYKTQLLQKTNELKQSIHSENPEYQKIIIKDCIASEDRFGYRHQIKLIISEHYSNDPVSPKRWVDIGLYNQSFNSVVDIGRCPVQTSLANDIAAFFRTGIRLHNLSIYTPKNREGLIHSLVIRTTHSTRQAQVIINITKDESQLLKPIARELAEKIMNIQGVFAQVVQPQHGDDNRNIKVTKLVGQEEIEEQYSELSIKYSSSTYLPPNPRIYNKIFHRILELADLSGRESILELNSGAGELSCLLAASARNVTAIDASENAVQDANKNARLNSIKNIGFYHGKVSDKLNELISNQIIKNCEVIILNSREEKLNNISLKNIVSLEPKVLFYLSSSSNDIIKMAKEVDGVGYKIVFIEPYDTFPGTDRVLSLCFIQKK; this is encoded by the coding sequence ATGAATGAATTTAATCCTAAACGCAATTTTTCTCGTTCCTTTGATAGAGGACAAAAAAAACCTGATTCTAACATGCAGAAAAAAGGAAAATCCTCTTCCTTAACCTGGAAACCAGCTAGAACTCAACCACTGAATATCAGAATGATGACTACAAAAGAAGGAGTTTCTGAAAGAGTTCTTCATGAACAACCATGTAAAATAATTGAAAAATGCAATTATTGTCCGAATCTTGATCTGCCTTATAAAACTCAATTGTTGCAAAAAACGAATGAATTGAAACAAAGTATTCATTCGGAAAACCCAGAATATCAAAAAATAATAATTAAAGATTGTATTGCCTCAGAAGATCGTTTCGGCTATCGGCATCAAATAAAGCTTATAATTTCTGAACATTATAGCAATGATCCCGTATCCCCGAAACGTTGGGTAGATATCGGTTTATATAATCAATCTTTTAATTCAGTAGTAGATATCGGACGTTGTCCTGTGCAAACTTCTCTTGCAAATGATATCGCTGCTTTTTTTAGAACAGGAATACGTCTTCATAACTTATCAATTTATACACCAAAAAATAGAGAAGGATTAATACATAGTTTAGTTATTAGAACGACTCACTCTACAAGACAAGCTCAAGTAATAATCAATATTACAAAAGATGAAAGTCAACTCTTAAAACCAATTGCAAGAGAATTAGCAGAAAAAATAATGAATATTCAAGGAGTATTTGCTCAAGTTGTGCAACCTCAGCATGGCGATGATAATAGGAATATTAAAGTTACAAAATTAGTTGGGCAAGAAGAAATAGAAGAACAGTATAGTGAATTAAGTATTAAATATTCATCATCAACTTATTTACCGCCGAATCCTAGAATATATAACAAAATTTTTCATCGAATTTTAGAGCTCGCAGATCTTTCTGGTAGAGAATCAATTTTAGAATTAAATTCAGGTGCTGGCGAACTTTCCTGTTTACTAGCAGCATCAGCTAGAAATGTCACAGCTATAGATGCATCTGAAAACGCAGTTCAAGATGCAAATAAGAATGCTCGCTTAAATTCAATTAAAAATATAGGTTTTTATCATGGTAAAGTGTCTGATAAATTAAATGAATTGATATCGAACCAAATTATAAAAAATTGTGAAGTCATTATTTTAAACTCTAGAGAAGAAAAATTAAACAATATATCTTTAAAAAATATAGTATCGTTAGAACCTAAAGTTTTATTTTATTTATCTTCATCTTCAAATGACATCATAAAAATGGCTAAAGAAGTAGATGGAGTTGGTTACAAAATTGTTTTTATTGAACCCTATGATACTTTTCCAGGAACAGATAGAGTTTTATCTTTGTGTTTTATTCAAAAGAAATAG
- a CDS encoding flagellin, with amino-acid sequence MGYRIMTNVTSITNQRHMRNTRKMLDQSLERLASGYRINKAADDAAGLAISEKLRSKIRGLQQAQRNANDGISLIQTAEGGMNEIQNMLIRMRELGVQAASDTIGPKERVYLDIEYQALKDEIDRVAYATEFNGTQLLDGTGGILEIQINTGGDNILGVDRLEYNSFKADVKTNRLGVSELALDTKVGAQHSLTAIEGAIDYVSAIRADLGALQNRLGSTINNIGTTVENLSAANSRIKDVDIAEESSELTRNQILLQSGTSVLQQANTTSKMALQLLEGR; translated from the coding sequence ATGGGCTACAGGATAATGACCAACGTCACATCGATAACGAACCAACGGCATATGCGAAATACTCGCAAAATGCTCGATCAAAGCTTGGAACGATTGGCGTCTGGTTATCGAATCAATAAAGCTGCGGATGATGCTGCTGGATTAGCCATTAGTGAAAAGCTACGCTCAAAAATTAGAGGATTACAACAAGCTCAGCGAAATGCAAATGATGGTATCAGCTTGATCCAAACTGCCGAAGGTGGAATGAACGAAATTCAAAATATGTTGATCCGTATGCGAGAACTTGGTGTTCAAGCCGCTTCTGATACCATTGGACCAAAAGAAAGAGTTTATCTTGATATTGAATATCAAGCATTAAAAGATGAAATAGATAGAGTTGCCTATGCAACTGAATTTAATGGCACGCAATTACTTGATGGTACTGGAGGAATTCTCGAAATTCAGATCAATACTGGCGGAGATAACATCTTAGGCGTGGATAGGCTTGAATATAATTCTTTTAAAGCAGACGTAAAAACAAATCGGCTTGGCGTTTCCGAACTTGCCCTCGACACAAAAGTTGGAGCGCAACATTCATTAACCGCTATAGAAGGTGCGATTGATTATGTAAGTGCCATTCGTGCGGATTTAGGTGCTCTCCAAAATAGGTTAGGCTCAACAATAAATAACATTGGCACAACTGTCGAGAATTTAAGTGCTGCTAACAGTCGTATAAAAGATGTTGATATCGCAGAAGAAAGCTCAGAGTTAACTCGCAATCAAATTTTACTTCAATCTGGAACAAGTGTATTACAACAAGCAAATACAACTTCAAAAATGGCATTACAACTTTTAGAAGGAAGATAA
- a CDS encoding anaerobic C4-dicarboxylate transporter, with translation MLIVLEFIVILGCLLLGTRYGGIGLGVISGIGLLILTFIFGLKPGSPPVGVILTIMAVISCASVLQSAKGLQVMMRFAEKLLRKKPNYITVLAPLTTWTLTVLCGTGHVVYTMFPIIYDIAIKKNIRPERPMAVASVASQIGICASPMSVAVVSLVSILAASHGVGKYISMIDILKVAIPASFVGVLMAGLWSLRRGKDLKDDSEFQEKLKDPETKKYIYGDSESTLLNEKLPKEAYIATFIFLLTTAVVVFFGAFENFRPHVMDHGNSVPLSMNLLIQILMLVAGALILMICKVVPRDIPNGAIFKAGMTAIISVFGVAWMADTFFESHFSLLKQFLESVVATKPWTYAIALFLVSKLVNSQAAAITSIAPMGLSLGVDPKIIIAFLPAAYGYFILPTYPSDLACIGFDRSGTTHIGKFIINHSFIVPGLIGVGTSCFLGYFLAQLAFP, from the coding sequence ATGCTTATTGTATTAGAATTTATTGTTATTTTAGGCTGCCTTCTTTTAGGTACAAGATATGGCGGAATTGGATTAGGAGTAATTAGCGGAATTGGTCTCTTAATCTTAACTTTTATTTTTGGATTAAAGCCTGGATCCCCTCCTGTCGGTGTTATTTTAACTATCATGGCTGTTATCTCATGTGCGTCTGTTTTACAAAGCGCAAAAGGTCTGCAAGTCATGATGCGTTTTGCAGAAAAATTATTAAGAAAAAAACCAAATTATATAACTGTACTTGCGCCTTTAACTACTTGGACTTTGACTGTTCTTTGCGGAACCGGACACGTGGTTTATACCATGTTCCCAATTATTTATGATATTGCAATTAAGAAAAATATACGTCCTGAAAGACCAATGGCTGTTGCATCAGTTGCATCACAAATAGGAATTTGCGCTTCACCAATGTCAGTTGCAGTTGTTTCTTTAGTATCAATTCTAGCAGCATCACATGGAGTTGGAAAATATATCAGCATGATTGATATTTTAAAGGTAGCAATTCCTGCTTCGTTTGTTGGTGTATTGATGGCTGGACTTTGGAGCCTCCGGCGTGGAAAAGATTTAAAAGATGATTCTGAATTTCAAGAAAAATTAAAAGATCCTGAAACAAAGAAGTATATTTACGGCGATTCAGAAAGTACTTTATTAAATGAAAAATTACCTAAAGAAGCTTATATCGCAACTTTTATTTTTCTTTTAACAACTGCTGTAGTGGTATTTTTTGGAGCATTTGAAAACTTTCGTCCCCACGTTATGGATCATGGTAACAGTGTTCCTTTATCTATGAATTTATTAATTCAAATATTAATGCTTGTTGCTGGCGCACTAATATTAATGATTTGTAAAGTTGTGCCAAGAGATATACCAAACGGAGCTATTTTTAAAGCTGGTATGACTGCAATTATCAGTGTTTTTGGGGTTGCTTGGATGGCAGACACATTTTTTGAATCCCATTTTTCTCTGTTAAAACAATTTTTAGAGAGTGTTGTTGCAACAAAACCCTGGACATATGCAATTGCATTATTTTTAGTTTCTAAATTAGTAAACAGTCAAGCAGCAGCTATCACTTCAATAGCGCCTATGGGACTAAGTTTGGGGGTTGATCCTAAAATTATCATAGCATTTCTTCCTGCTGCATATGGTTACTTTATTTTACCAACTTACCCTAGTGACTTAGCTTGTATTGGATTTGATCGTTCAGGAACTACTCATATCGGGAAATTTATAATCAACCATAGTTTTATAGTACCTGGTTTGATAGGGGTTGGTACTAGTTGCTTCTTAGGATATTTTCTAGCTCAATTAGCATTTCCTTAA
- a CDS encoding pyridoxal phosphate-dependent aminotransferase: MSHIHLDRNEYFFQHHPKIIEIFSNFNILDISCYASLQEQGYLLKEIAKNSNLSNLDQITLFHGAEDALIKILTWLRKDRQTILMEDFSWNNYEFIINSLGYQKIKIPNSFTQKDIEVNQQIFIKELTNISEAVVLLTVPNNPTGYHASIDNLLELIARFPQHIFILDLVYSDLFSSQYHSFYTSNNVISIGSFSKLFGMPGLRVGYAVGTVPHAFKLKLGIQRHNVRACLNALEIKHWYLSNRKEMLTYAAKFAEKTFKHLNVFHSSAPFILIEILEAKINQNIFQEAEQLSCVKPKYFNHNGKSYIRFGLGPKEICEKIEIYLGCFK; this comes from the coding sequence TTGTCACACATTCATCTAGACAGAAATGAATACTTTTTTCAGCATCATCCAAAAATTATTGAAATATTTTCAAATTTTAACATTTTAGATATATCTTGTTATGCATCTTTGCAAGAACAAGGTTATTTACTGAAAGAAATTGCTAAAAATTCTAATTTATCGAATTTGGATCAAATTACACTGTTTCATGGTGCTGAAGATGCTTTGATAAAAATATTAACATGGTTAAGAAAAGATCGTCAAACTATTCTTATGGAAGATTTTTCTTGGAATAATTATGAGTTTATCATTAATAGTTTGGGTTATCAAAAAATTAAAATTCCAAACTCCTTTACGCAGAAAGATATTGAAGTCAATCAACAAATCTTTATTAAAGAATTAACTAATATATCTGAGGCTGTTGTTTTATTAACAGTACCTAATAATCCAACTGGTTATCATGCTTCAATAGATAATTTACTAGAATTAATAGCAAGGTTTCCCCAGCATATTTTTATTCTAGATCTTGTTTATTCAGATCTTTTTTCTTCCCAATATCATTCTTTTTATACTTCAAACAATGTCATTTCAATTGGCAGTTTTTCAAAACTTTTTGGGATGCCTGGATTAAGAGTAGGTTATGCTGTAGGAACTGTTCCTCATGCCTTTAAACTAAAATTAGGGATACAGCGCCATAATGTAAGAGCATGTTTAAATGCATTAGAAATTAAGCATTGGTATTTAAGCAATCGAAAAGAGATGTTAACTTATGCAGCAAAATTTGCAGAAAAAACATTTAAACACTTAAATGTTTTTCACTCTTCAGCTCCATTTATCTTGATAGAAATATTAGAAGCAAAAATAAATCAAAATATATTTCAGGAAGCAGAACAATTATCTTGTGTCAAGCCAAAATATTTTAATCACAATGGAAAATCTTACATACGATTTGGCCTTGGTCCAAAAGAAATTTGTGAAAAAATTGAAATTTATCTTGGATGTTTTAAGTAA
- a CDS encoding DUF1338 domain-containing protein: MLKVQSTITEKVIKQLWSIYKSKVGQVKTIEQAIRKMGDTWSEDHIAFRTLPGKNCNMKVLSSIFEMLGYTHAGNYDFPEKKLKAISMNPPVKKNAHSAKVFPKVFISELLLDSFSKPFKECVLKYTNDVTDSPIEKLKIQLSQLNADNKKVNQFANEIALFLGSGAMWRVPKYQDYELLRIESEYAAWTLVFGNTPNHFTVSVHLMETFKNLQQFNDYVQKKLKIEMNKSGGSIIKGSKVVKLEQSATLAEENVVRFQDGFYNIPYAFVEFAFRHPLQGKKHDELWESYYQGFVTDNADKIFESTNKRTG, translated from the coding sequence ATGCTTAAAGTTCAAAGTACAATAACAGAAAAAGTGATCAAACAATTATGGAGTATCTATAAATCAAAGGTAGGTCAAGTTAAAACGATAGAACAGGCTATTAGAAAAATGGGTGACACTTGGAGTGAAGATCATATCGCTTTTAGAACGTTACCCGGAAAAAATTGCAACATGAAAGTTCTTTCAAGTATTTTTGAAATGTTAGGTTATACTCACGCAGGTAACTATGATTTTCCTGAAAAAAAATTAAAAGCTATCTCAATGAATCCTCCAGTGAAAAAAAATGCGCATAGTGCTAAAGTGTTTCCTAAAGTTTTTATTAGTGAGCTTCTTTTAGATTCCTTTTCAAAACCTTTTAAAGAATGCGTTTTAAAATATACTAATGACGTAACTGATTCACCCATAGAAAAGTTAAAAATTCAACTAAGTCAACTAAATGCGGATAATAAAAAAGTAAATCAGTTCGCTAATGAAATAGCATTATTTTTAGGATCAGGTGCCATGTGGCGAGTTCCTAAATATCAAGACTACGAATTGCTAAGAATTGAAAGCGAATACGCTGCTTGGACTTTGGTATTTGGCAATACCCCTAACCACTTCACCGTCAGTGTTCACCTCATGGAAACTTTTAAAAATCTCCAACAATTTAATGACTATGTACAAAAAAAATTAAAAATCGAGATGAATAAATCTGGTGGAAGTATCATTAAAGGCTCCAAAGTTGTAAAATTAGAGCAGAGTGCAACATTAGCGGAAGAAAATGTGGTTCGGTTTCAAGATGGATTTTACAACATTCCATACGCATTTGTAGAATTTGCGTTTCGTCATCCGCTACAAGGCAAAAAACATGATGAATTATGGGAGAGCTACTATCAGGGTTTTGTGACTGACAACGCTGATAAAATATTTGAATCTACAAATAAACGGACTGGTTAA